One Amphiprion ocellaris isolate individual 3 ecotype Okinawa chromosome 5, ASM2253959v1, whole genome shotgun sequence genomic region harbors:
- the LOC111565099 gene encoding inositol hexakisphosphate kinase 2-like — MSPAVEAQAQEAMDAEQKQKQQQQQQNQLKNQLQHQQCYMEKGVMLEPFVHQVGGHSCVLRFGEQTICKPLIPREHQFYKSLPAAMRKFTPQYRGVVSVSFEEDEEGNLCLIAYPLHSDPAADLENKDHSTDCEPKSKMLKWGKMMASSLLVDSENYSKDGRIRHSRKDKDKSVHMLPEDMELEWLQQAEVLYYRLEHSHSNAVPQLKHNPWSLKCHQQHLQRMKENAKHRNQYKFILLENLTWQHTVPCVLDLKMGTRQHGDDASEEKKAVQIRKCQQSTSASIGVRLCGMQVYQSDTGQLMFMNKYHGRKLTLPGFKEALFQFFHSGRRLRRELLSPVLSRLRDMQAALEGCESYRFYSSSLLIIYDGSPHRKHTRRRTEDGLSEEDEDDEEDEEVEAEPEMEEEEEEEEDGEVAGALGFPHSPSTSSDGSSSCSSSSSSAGSSGMSQARLSRSDSRSPVVDVRMIDFAHTTCRHYREDSVVHEGQDSGYIFGLQNLITIISELENHSTD; from the exons ATGAGTCCGGCTGTGGAGGCTCAGGCCCAGGAGGCCATGGATGCAGAGCAAaagcaaaagcagcagcagcagcagcagaaccagctGAAGAACCAGCTGCAACACCAACAGTGCTACATGGAGAAAGGGGTGATGCTTGAGCCCTTCGTGCACCAGGTGGGGGGACATTCCTGTGTTCTGCGTTTTGGGGAGCAAACCATCTGCAAGCCCCTCATTCCCCGTGAACATCAGTTCTACAAGAGTCTGCCTGCTGCAATGAGGAAGTTTACCCCACAGTACAGAG GTGTGGTGTCAGTAAGCtttgaggaggatgaagaagggAATCTTTGCCTAATCGCCTACCCGCTCCACAGTGATCCAGCAGCAGATCTAGAGAACAAGGACCACTCAACAGACTGTGAGCCCAAGAGTAAGATGCTCAAGTGGGGGAAAATGATGGCATCCTCACTGCTCGTGGACAGTGAAAATTACAGCAAAGATGGCCGAATCCGCCACTCTCGCAAAGACAAGGACAAGAG TGTTCACATGCTGCCTGAGGACATGGAGCTGGAGTGGCTGCAGCAGGCCGAGGTGCTGTATTATCGACTGGAGCACAGTCACAGTAACGCCGTCCCACAGCTCAAACACAACCCCTGGAGCCTCAAGTGTCACCAGCAGCACCTGCAGAGGATGAAAGAGAATGCGAAGCACCGCAACCAGTACA AATTCATCCTGCTAGAGAACCTAACCTGGCAGCACACTGTGCCATGTGTGTTGGATCTGAAGATGGGCACACGGCAGCATGGAGACGATGCTTCAGAGGAGAAGAAGGCCGTGCAGATCCGCAAGTGTCAGCAGAGCACATCAGCCTCGATAGGAGTCCGCCTCTGTGGCATGCAG GTGTACCAATCTGACACAGGCCAGCTGATGTTTATGAACAAGTATCATGGCCGCAAATTGACCCTGCCGGGCTTCAAGGAGGCTCTGTTCCAGTTCTTCCACAGCGGACGGCGTCTAAGACGTGAACTGCTCTCCCCGGTGCTGAGCAGACTCAGAGACATGCAAGCCGCCTTGGAAGGATGCGAATCGTACCGTTTCTACTCCAGTTCCCTCCTCATCATCTATGATGGATCAccacacaggaaacacacacgCCGACGCACTGAAGACGGACTTTCtgaagaggatgaggatgatgaggaggacgaggaggtgGAAGCTGAACCAgaaatggaggaggaagaggaagaggaggaggacggtgAAGTTGCAGGTGCACTTGGTTTTCCACACAGCCCCTCCACATCAAGCGATGGCAGCAGCAGTTGCtccagcagtagcagcagtgcCGGGAGCTCAGGTATGAGCCAGGCTCGTCTGTCCCGCTCAGACTCCCGCAGCCCTGTGGTGGATGTCAGGATGATAGACTTTGCCCACACCACTTGCAGACATTACCGGGAGGACAGTGTGGTTCATGAGGGCCAGGACAGCGGCTACATATTTGGTCTCCAGAACCTGATCACCATCATCTCCGAGCTGGAGAACCACAGCACAGACTGA